In Musa acuminata AAA Group cultivar baxijiao chromosome BXJ3-11, Cavendish_Baxijiao_AAA, whole genome shotgun sequence, one DNA window encodes the following:
- the LOC135652357 gene encoding probable receptor-like protein kinase At5g61350 produces the protein MTGPERYGASTATIAGTPFFSLFFLLSLFSSACARSGGGSASAPVRFSPSDSYLLNCGAPKSTQLDDGRVFRSDPQSSSFLSTDEDVKVAADNSTANTSVSPLYLTARVFPAESTFSFFISKPGRHWVRFHFYPFPAADYNLMSAAFTVSTDDIVLLHEFSPPAPPSPFLKEYLIPIDRDRVSLVFSPRKGRIAFINAIEVVSAPDNLIVDAATGINPQGQFTGVSKYSLEVMHRVNVGGPVIGSSNDTLSRTWQTDAEFLKVAAAAQNVSVPTRTVKYPDDGSVTPLIAPSAVYTSAREMADSNTVDQNFNLTWQFGADSAFSYLIRMHFCDIVSKSLNELYFNVFLNGLTGVSSLDLSTATAALAVPYYKDFVINGTTIINETITVQVGPTADSGTGSSNAILNGIEVMKMSNSAGSLDGQFAVDGSYHGGSASGSLARRIVSGVGLALGAMAMALVAVMFFRWRRRPADWEKTNSFSSWLLPLHMSHSTFMSSNSSCRGSSRNRYGSHKSKSGYSSFFASGAIGLGKIYSLAEMQEATNNFDEKEVIGVGGFGKVYIGALEGGTKLAIKRGNPSSEQGINEFQTEIQMLSKLRHRHLVSLIGCCDENNEMILVYEYMAKGPLRDHLYGGTCHTPLSWKQRLEVCIGAARGLHYLHTGASEGIIHRDVKTTNILLDDNLVAKVADFGLSKAAPSLEQTHVSTAVKGSFGYLDPEYFRRQQLTEKSDVYSFGVVLFEVLCARPALNPALPREQVNLAEWAMQWHRKGQLEKIIDPHLVGTISSASLKKYVEAAEKCLAEHGVDRPSMGDVLWNLEYALQLQEASMGQPSDDPAEKSAANIPLESPARNGDDVYALTDDDSTLMANPLCQGR, from the coding sequence ATGACCGGACCTGAGAGATATGGGGCGTCGACGGCGACAATTGCGGGAACAccattcttctccctcttcttcttgctCTCCCTTTTCTCCTCTGCCTGCGCCCGATCCGGCGGAGGATCCGCCTCGGCGCCCGTGAGGTTTTCTCCCTCCGACAGCTACCTCCTCAACTGCGGCGCGCCGAAGAGCACCCAGCTCGACGACGGCCGCGTCTTCCGCTCTGACCCCcagtcctcctccttcctctcgaCCGATGAAGACGTGAAGGTCGCCGCTGACAACTCGACGGCGAACACTTCGGTGTCCCCGCTGTACCTCACCGCGAGGGTCTTCCCGGCGGAGTCCACCTTCAGCTTCTTCATCTCCAAGCCCGGCCGCCACTGGGTCCGATTTCACTTCTACCCGTTCCCCGCTGCGGACTACAACCTCATGTCGGCGGCCTTCACTGTCAGCACCGACGATATCGTCCTCCTCCACGAATTCAGCCCGCCAGCCCCGCCTTCCCCGTTCCTCAAGGAGTACCTCATTCCCATCGACCGCGACAGGGTGTCGCTCGTCTTCTCCCCCAGGAAGGGCCGTATCGCGTTCATCAACGCCATTGAGGTCGTGTCTGCGCCCGATAACCTCATCGTCGACGCGGCCACAGGCATCAATCCCCAGGGTCAATTCACCGGCGTCTCCAAGTATTCTCTTGAGGTCATGCACCGGGTGAACGTTGGGGGCCCGGTGATCGGATCATCGAACGATACGCTGTCGCGGACGTGGCAAACCGATGCCGAGTTCTtgaaggtggcggcggcggcccaGAACGTCTCCGTGCCGACCCGCACCGTCAAGTACCCCGACGACGGATCGGTCACGCCGCTGATCGCACCCAGCGCGGTCTACACGAGCGCCAGAGAGATGGCCGATTCGAACACCGTCGATCAAAACTTCAACTTAACGTGGCAGTTCGGCGCAGACTCGGCCTTCTCGTACCTCATCCGCATGCACTTCTGCGACATAGTCAGCAAGAGCCTCAATGAGCTCTACTTCAACGTCTTTCTAAATGGTCTGACGGGGGTCTCCAGCCTCGACCTCTCGACGGCGACCGCAGCCCTCGCGGTGCCCTACTACAAGGATTTCGTGATCAACGGCACCACCATCATCAACGAGACCATCACGGTGCAGGTCGGCCCGACGGCTGATTCAGGAACCGGGTCTTCCAACGCCATCCTCAACGGCATTGAGGTCATGAAGATGAGCAACTCGGCGGGCAGCCTCGACGGGCAGTTCGCCGTCGATGGATCGTACCATGGCGGCTCAGCCTCGGGGAGCCTCGCGAGGAGGATTGTCTCGGGCGTGGGGCTCGCACTGGGAGCGATGGCGATGGCCCTGGTGGCAGTGATGTTCTTCCGGTGGAGGCGGCGGCCGGCGGACTGGGAGAAGACCAACAGCTTCTCGTCGTGGCTTCTCCCCCTCCACATGAGCCACTCGACCTTCATGAGTAGCAACAGCAGCTGCAGAGGCAGCTCCCGAAACCGCTATGGATCCCACAAGAGCAAGAGCGGCTACTCGAGCTTCTTCGCGTCCGGCGCCATCGGCCTGGGCAAGATCTATTCCCTGGCCGAGATGCAAGAGGCGACCAACAACTTCGACGAGAAGGAGGTGATCGGCGTCGGGGGGTTCGGGAAGGTCTACATCGGCGCGCTGGAGGGCGGAACCAAACTGGCCATCAAGCGAGGGAACCCGTCGTCGGAGCAGGGGATCAACGAGTTCCAGACGGAGATCCAGATGCTGTCGAAACTCCGCCATCGCCACCTCGTCTCCCTCATCGGCTGCTGCGATGAGAACAACGAGATGAtcctggtgtacgagtacatggccAAGGGACCCTTGAGGGACCACCTCTACGGCGGCACATGCCACACCCCGCTCTCGTGGAAGCAGCGGCTCGAGGTGTGCATCGGCGCCGCTCGAGGCCTGCACTACCTCCACACTGGCGCGTCGGAGGGCATCATCCACAGGGACGTCAAGACCACCAACATCCTGCTCGACGACAACCTCGTCGCCAAGGTCGCCGACTTCGGCCTCTCCAAGGCGGCCCCCTCCCTGGAGCAAACGCACGTGAGCACCGCGGTGAAGGGCAGCTTCGGGTACCTCGACCCGGAGTACTTCCGGCGGCAGCAGCTGACGGAGAAGTCGGACGTGTACTCCTTCGGGGTGGTGCTGTTCGAGGTGCTCTGCGCGAGGCCCGCTCTCAACCCGGCCCTGCCGAGGGAGCAAGTGAACCTAGCGGAGTGGGCGATGCAGTGGCACCGCAAGGGCCAGCTGGAGAAGATCATCGACCCTCACCTGGTGGGAACCATCAGTTCCGCCTCGCTGAAGAAGTACGTGGAGGCGGCGGAGAAGTGCTTGGCGGAGCACGGAGTGGACCGGCCGTCCATGGGAGACGTCCTGTGGAACCTGGAGTATGCCCTGCAGCTCCAGGAGGCTTCCATGGGGCAGCCCAGCGACGACCCCGCCGAAAAGAGCGCCGCGAACATTCCCCTGGAAAGCCCGGCCCGCAACGGCGACGACGTATACGCCTTGACCGATGACGACTCCACGCTGATGGCAAATCCACTGTGCCAAGGGAGGTGA